The following DNA comes from Streptomyces globosus.
GCGGCCAGGACTGCACCGCCGCCACCCGCGCGTACGTCCAGCGCCCGCTGTACGAGGCCTTCACCGCCCGCGTCGCCGAGCTGATGGAGGGCGTCCGCCTCGGCGACCCCTTCGACCCCTCCACCGACCTGGGCCCCCTCGTCTCCCACGCCCACCGCGACCGCGTCGCCGCCTTCGTCGAGCGGGCCCGCGGCTATGCCACCGTCGTCACCGGCGGCTCCGCCCCCGGCGGCGCCCTCGCCGGAGGCGCCTACTACCGGCCCACCCTCATCACCGGCGCGCCGCAGGACAGCGAGGCCGTCCAGGCCGAGATCTTCGGACCGGTCCTCGCCGTGCTCCCCTTCGACACCGACGACGAGGGCCTCGCCCTCGCCAACGACACCCCCTACGGCCTCGCCGCCTCCGCCTGGACCCGCGGCGTCTACCGTGCCAACCGCGCGACCCGCGAGCTCAGGGCGGGCTGCGTGTGGATCAACGACCACATCCCGATCATCAGCGAGATGCCCCACGGCGGCTACAAGGCGAGCGGCTTCGGAAAGGACATGAGCTCGTACTCCTTCGAGGAGTACACGCAGGTCAAGCACGTCATGTATGACAACACGGCGGTGGCGGCCAAGGACTGGCACCGCACGATCTTCGGGGACCGATAGCAGCAGCAGGGCCCGCACGACCAGCGGCCCGCCCATCCCGAAAGGGCACAGTCCATGCAGCACAACGAGCCCGACCGGCTCTCCGCGGCACAGCTCGCCGCGATGCGGCGCAGCCTCACCAGCGGGCGCGGCGCCCTCACCCGCCGCTCGCTGCTGCGCGCCTCCGGCGCCGGGGCGCTCACCCTCGGCGGCCTGGCGTCGATGTCCGCGTGCGGCATCCCGCCCGCGAAGCGCGGCGCCGAGGACGCCGCGGCGTCCGAGGACCGCTCGGAGGCGGAGAAGGTCGTCAACTTCTCCAACTGGACCGAGTACATGGACGTCAGCGACGACGAGAAGGTCCACCCGACGCTGGAGGAGTTCACCAGGCGGACGGGCATCAAGGTCAACTACACCGAGGACATCAACGACAACGTCGAGTTCTTCGGCAAGATCCGCCCCCAGCTGGCGGCGGGCCAGGACACCGGCCGGGACCTGATCGTCGTCACCGACTGGCTCGCGGCCCGCATCATCCGCCTCGGCTGGGCGCAGAAACTCGACCCCTCCCACCTGCCGCACGCCTTCGCCAACCTGATCCCGCAGTACCGCAGCCCCGACTGGGACCCGGGCCGCGCGCACAGCTATCCGTGGACCGGCATCAACACGGTCATCGCCTACAACACCAGGGCGACGGGCGGCAGGAAGGTCGACTCCGTCACCCAGATGCTCGACGACCCCACCCTCAAGGGCCGGGTCGGCTTCCTCAGCGAGATGCGCGACACGGTCGGCATGACCCTCCTCGACCAGGGCAAGTCCCCGGAGTCCTTCACCACCGCCGACTACGACGCGGCCATCGCCCGGCTGCAGAAGGGCGTGGACAGCAAGCAGATCCGCCGCTTCACCGGCAACGACTACACCGCGGACCTGGACAAGGGCGACCTGGCGGCCTGCCTGGCCTGGGCCGGCGACGTCATCCAGCTCCAGGCGGACAACCCGGACATCCAGTACGCGATTCCTGCCGTGGGCTACATCACCTCCAGCGACAACCTGCTCGTGCCGGCCCGCGCCCGGCACAAGACCAACGCCGAGAAGCTGATCGACTTCTACTACGAGCCCCCGATCGCCGCCCAGCTCGCCGCCTTCATCAGCTACGTGTGCCCGGTCGCGGGGGTCAGGGACGACCTTGCGAAAATCGATCCCGCGCTCGCGGACAACCCCCTGATCATCCCCGACGAGGAGATGGCCGCCAGGGCCCATGCCTTCCGCATGCTCACCAGCGAGGAAGAGACCGCGTACGAGGAGAAGTTCGCCAAGCTCATCGGAGCCTGACGGACCCCGTGCCGGCACCCCCGCCCTCTTCCGACGAACACCACCACCGAAGGCCGCGACCCATGACTGACAAGACCGCGGGCGGAGATGTCCGCCTCGCCGGGATCAGCAAGCACTACGGCACCTTCACGGCCGTGCACCCCCTGGACCTGACCATCCCGCAGGGCTCGTTCTTCGCCCTGCTCGGCGCCTCCGGCTGCGGGAAGACCACCACCCTGCGGATGATCGCCGGCCTGGAGGAGCCCTCCACCGGCACCGTCCACCTCGGCGACCGCGACGTCACGCAGCTGCCCCCGTACAAGCGCCCCGTGAACACGGTCTTCCAGAGCTACGCCCTCTTCCCGCACCTGAGCATCCACGAGAACGTCGCCTTCGGGCTGCGCCGCCGCGGCATCAAGTCCGTCAGGAAGCAGGTCGAGGACATGCTGGAGCTCGTCGAGCTCGGCCAGTTCGCCCAGCGCAAGCCGCACCAGCTCTCCGGCGGCCAGCAGCAGCGCGTCGCGGTCGCCCGCGCGCTCATCAACCACCCCCAGGTGCTCCTCCTCGACGAGCCCCTCGGCGCCCTCGACCTCAAGCTGCGCCGCCAGATGCAGCTGGAGCTCAAGCGGATCCAGACCGAGGTCGGCATCACGTTCGTGCACGTCACGCACGACCAGGAGGAGGCCATGACCATGGCCGACACCGTGGCGGTGATGAACGGCGGCCGCGTCGAGCAGATGGGCGCCCCCGCCGAGCTGTACGAGAACCCGCGCACCACGTTCGTCGCGAACTTCCTCGGCACATCCAACCTGATCGAGGCCGAGGTCCTGGAGGCCGGCGGCGACGAGGTCGCCGTCACGTCGGCGGGCACCAGGCTCCGGCTTCCCCGGGCCCGCTGCTCGACCGCCCCGAAGGCCGGCGGCCGGCTCCTGGTCGGGGTGCGCCCCGAGAAGATCTCCCTGGTGCCCGCGGCCGAGGAGGGAGCCGTCGCGGCAGGCCGGAACAAGGTCGCCGGGCGGATCGCCGACTCCTCCTTCATCGGCGTGTCCACCCAGTTCGTCATCGACAGCCCCGTCTGCCCGGAGCTGGAGGTGTACGTGCAGAACATCGAGCGCGACGACCGCCTGGTCCCCGGCGCCGAGGTCGTCCTGCACTGGAACCCGGAGCACACCTTCGGGCTGGACGCCGCGCAGGACATCGACGCGGGAGTCGAGACGGTCGAGGAGGGCGCATGACCGCCACCGCGGCGCCGCCCGAGGCCCCCGCCCCGGCCGAGCCACCCGTCCACCGGCCGTCCCTGCGCAAGCGGCTCGTCCCGTACTGGCTGCTGCTGCCCGGCATCCTGTGGCTGCTCGTCTTCTTCGTCCTGCCGATGGCCTACCAGGCCTCCACCTCGGTGCAGACCGGCTCCCTCGAAGAGGGCTTCGAGGTCACCTGGCACTTCCGCACCTACTGGGACGCCCTCGCCGAGTACTACCCCCAGTTCCTGCGCTCCCTGCTGTACGCCGGCACCGCCACCCTGCTGTGCCTGCTCCTCGGCTACCCGCTGGCCTACCTGATCGCCTTCAAGGCGGGCCGCTGGCGCAACCTCCTGCTGGTACTGGTCATCGCGCCGTTCTTCACCAGCTTCCTGATCCGCACGCTGGCCTGGAAGACCATCCTGGCCGACGGCGGGCCCGTCGTCGCCGTCCTCAACAGCGTCGGCTTCCTCGACGTCACCAGCTGGCTCGGCCTGACCCAGGGCGAGCGCGTGCTCGCCACCCCGCTCGCGGTGGTCTGCGGCCTGACGTACAACTTCCTGCCCTTCATGATCCTGCCGCTGTACACCTCGCTGGAGCGCATCGACCCCCGCCTGCACGAAGCGGCCGGGGACCTGTACGCCCACCCCGCGACGACCTTCCGCAAGGTCACCTTCCCGCTGTCGATGCCGGGCGTGGTCTCCGGGACCCTGCTCACCTTCATCCCGGCGAGCGGCGACTACGTCAACGCCGAGCTGCTCGGCTCGACGGACACCCGGATGATCGGCAACGTCATCCAGTCCCAGTACCTGCGGATCCTCGACTACCCGACGGCCGCCGCACTGTCCTTCATCCTCATGGCCGCCGTGCTGGTCATGGTCACCATCTACATCCGCCGCGCGGGGACGGAGGACCTGGTCTGATGCGTTGGCTCCGCCGCAACCTCGTCACCGTCCTCGGCCTCCTGACCCTCGCGTACCTGGTCCTGCCGAACGTCGTCGTCACCGTCTTCTCGTTCAACAACCCCGCCGGGCGCTTCAACTACGCCTGGCAGGAGTTCTCCCTCGACGCCTGGAAGGACCCCTGCGGGGTCGCCGACCTGTGCGGCTCCCTCGCCCTGTCCCTCCAGATCGCCCTGTGGGCCACGCTCGGCGCGACCGCGCTCGGCACGGCCATCGCCTTCGCCCTGGTCCGCTACCGGTTCCGGGCGCGCGGCGCGGTCAACTCGCTGATCTTCATGCCGATGGCCATGCCCGAGATCGTCATGGCCGCCTCGCTGCTCGCCCTGTTCCTGAACATGGGCGTCGAGCTGGGCTTCCGGACGATCCTGATCGCCCACGTCATGTTCTGCCTCAGCTTCGTCGTCGCCGCCGTCAAGGCACGCGTGCTCTCGATGGACCCCCGGCTGGAGGAGGCCGCCCGCGACCTCTACGCGAGCCCCCTGCAGACCTTCCTGCGGGTGACGCTGCCGATCGCGGCGCCGGGCATCGCGGCAGGCGCACTGCTCTCCTTCGCCCTGTCCTTCGACGACTTCATCATCACCAACTTCAACTCGGGCAACACCGTCACCTTCCCCATGTTCGTGTGGGGCTCGGCCCAGCGCGGTACGCCCGTGCAGATCAACGTCATCGGCACGGCGATGTTCGTCATCGCGGTGCTGGTGGTCCTCGCCGCCCAGATCGTCGGCAACCGCCGGAAGAAAGCACAGCCCAAGTAACTCTGTAGGGAGTTGGAAGACATGGCCCCAGTCGCCATGCGAAGTGTTGCGAAATCCCTTTCCGAAGCACTGCCGGTCTCGTACTGGCTGGACGACCCCGGCAAGCCCCCCGCCCAGCCGGCCCTGACCTCCGACGAGGCCTGCGACCTGCTCGTCGTCGGCGGAGGCTACAGCGGCCTGTGGACGGCGCTGATCGCCAAGGAGCGCGACCCCGCCCGGGACGTCGTCCTCATCGAGTCGAAGGAGGCGGGCTGGGCCGCCTCCGGACGCAACGGCGGCTTCTGCGCCGCCTCCCTCACCCACGGCTTCGCCAACGGCCTGGCCCGCTGGCCCGGCGAACTCGCGAAGCTGGAGGAACTGGGCGCGCGCAACCTCGACGAGATCGAGGCGGCCGTCGCCCGCTACGGCATCGACTGCGACTTCGAGCGCACCGGCGAGATCGACGTCGCCACCGAGCCGCACCAGGTCGAGGAGCTCCGCGAGCTCCACCAGGAGGCCGAGAAGCTCGGCCTCGCGGACGGCATGCGCTGGCTCGACCGCGACGCCCTGCGCGCCGAGGTCGACTCGCCGACCTTCCTCGCCGGCCTGTGGGACACCGACGGCGTCGCCATGCTGAACCCCGCCCGGCTCGCCTGGGGCCTCAAGCAGGCCTGCCTCGGCCTCGGCGTGCGCATCTACGAGAACACCCGCGGCCTGTCGCTGGGCTCCTCCGGCGCCGGAATGGCCGTCCGCACCCCGTACGGTCGGATCTTCGCCCGGCGGGTCGCGCTCGGCACCAACATCTTCCCCTCGCTGGTCCGGCGGATCCGGCCGTTCACGGTCCCCGTCTACGACTACGCCCTCATGACCGAGCCGCTCACCGCCGACCAGCGAGAGGCCATCGGCTGGCAGAACCGCCAGGGCATGGGCGACAGCGCCAACCAGTTCCACTACTTCCGCATCACCCCGGACCACCGGATCCTGTGGGGCGGCTACGACGCCGTCTACCCGTACAAGGGGCGCCTGGACTCCGAGTACGACCACCGGCCGGAGACCTACCTCAAGCTGGCGCAGCACTTCTTCACGGCGTTCCCGCAGCTGGAGGGCGTCGGCTTCAGCCACGCCTGGGGCGGGGCGATCGACACCTGCTCCCGCTTCTCGGCGTTCTTCGGCACCGCGCACTCCGGCCGGGTCGCCTACGCGGCCGGCTACACCGGCCTCGGCGTCGGCGCCACGCGCTTCGGAGCCGACGTGATGCTGGACCTCCTCGACGGCGCGCGCACCGAGCGCACCGGGCTGGAGATGGTGCGGTCCAAGCCGATGCCGTTCCCGCCCGAGCCGTTCGCCTGGACGGGGATCACGCTGACCAAGTGGTCCCTGGCGCGGGCCGACGCACGCGGCGGCCGCCGCAACCTGTGGCTGAAGACCCTCGATCGGTTCGGCCTCGGCTTCGACAGCTGACGGCGTGACGGTCGCGGCCCGCCCCGGGGGAGTGACCCGGTTCACTCCCCCGGGGCGGGCGAACCCGCGTCATCGCCGCGGCCCGCCGCGCTCTCTCCGGGTGAGGAACCCCCACCTACAGGGAACGGAGGCCGGGCGATGCAGGGCTCGGATGTCAAAGCCGCGGTGGAATGGCTCGTCTCGGCGGCCGGCGATCCACAGGCCTGCCGCTGGGAGTGGGAGCGCAGCCCCGACGGGGTCGCCCTGCTGCCCGCGGGCCGGCACTGGGACGTGCTGGTCCTGCCCGGCGGGCTCGGCCGGGCCGCCCTCGCCGTCCTGCGGCGGCTGCGCGGGCGGCCCGGCCCGGTGCTCGCCGGCCCGGGCGGCACCCGGCTGGGCTTCTTCGTGCCCGCGGGGACGGCCTCGCACTGGCTGGCCACCGGCGTGCGCGGCGCCGGACGGGGCAGCTGGGTCGTCGTCCCCCATCCCGGCAGGGCTCCCGGGGCCGCCGGGCACTGGCTGGTGCCGCCGGACGGCCGCGGGACGCTCACCGATCCGGCGGTGCTGGAGCTCGCCCTGCACGAGGCGGCGGCCGCCCGCGCCGCCGGGGAGCGGGCGGCGGGCCGCCCCGCCTGAGCCCGCGTGCGACGGCCAGCCGGACGGCGTACAGCAGCGGCACGCACAGCAGGAGCGAGGCGAGGACGTCCAGCGGCCAGTGGAAGCCGCGCAGGACGAGCCCGGCGGCCGTGGCGGCCGTCAGCGCCAGCGCCGCGGCCGCCGGCCACGGCCGGCGGGTGTACGGGCGCAGCAGCAGGGCCGCGGCTCCGTAGGCGACGGCGGCGGTGGCCGTGTGGCCGGAGGGGAAGTAGCCGGCGGCCCAGGGCTCCAGCGGTCCGGGGCGGGCGGTCCACGCCTTCAGCGGGACGACCAGGGCCGGCACGAGGGCGATGGCCGACGCGGCGGCCAGGGCGCCGGAGCGGTTGCCGCGGCGCAGGGCGTACGCCGCCGCCAGGACGAGGACGGGCACGGCGACGGGCACGTTGCCCAGGTCGGAGAGCCGCTCGGTGACGGCGTCGGGGAGGGTGCGCACCAGTGCGGCGCTGATCCGCTCGTCCGGACCGAGCAGCGGGCCCGAGGCCAGCACCTGCCAGGTCGCCAGGGCGAGCCCGAGGAGGGCCCCGGTGGGGAGGAGGACGGAGCGGAGGGAGAAGGAGGAGGTGGCCGGCCGTCCCGGAACAGGGGGGATGGTTCCGGGACGGCCGCCCGGACCGGGTTGCCGGGCGCCCCGGGGGGTGTGGGGCGGTCGGCTGTCCGATCGGTGAGGAGTGTGCGCGAACGCAGGCCCGGTGCGGCGCTGGGGAAGCCCGGTACCGGTGTCGCCCCCGGAATCCCGGGAGCGGGGTGTCTCACTCATCTGCAGAAACCGTACGGCAGCGGAGAGGGGGCCGACAGCAGGAACGCGGTCCTGCCATCGGCCCCCCACATCTTCTTCACAGCGCCCGACCGTTACCGGCGGTACCGCTGCGGGCGTGTGTTCGGACGCTCGCTCAGGCGGTCGTCCAGGCGGCTGCTCAGACCGTCGCTCAGACCGTCGCGAACGCGGCCTCGATGACGTCCAGGCCCTCGTTCAGCAGGTCCTCGCCGATGACCAGCGGCGGCAGGAAGCGGAGCACGTTGCCGTACGTGCCGCAGGTGAGGACGATGACGCCCTCGGCGTGGCAGGCCTTGGCGAGGGCCGCGGCGGCCTCCGGGTTCGGCGTCTTGGACGCGGGGTCCTTGACCAGCTCGATGGCGATCATGGCGCCGCGGCCGCGGATGTCGCCGATGATCTCGTACTTCTCCTGCATCGCGGACAGCCGCGCCTTCATGAGGGACTCGATCTCCTTCGCCTTGGCGTTGAGGTCGAGCTCCTTCATCGTCTCGATGGAGCCGAGCGCGCCGGCGCAGGCCACCGGGTTGCCGCCGTACGTGCCGCCCAGGCCGCCCGCGTGCGCGGCGTCCATGATCTCGGCGCGGCCGGTCACCGCGGCGAGCGGCAGGCCGCCGGCGATGCCCTTGGCGGTGGTGATCAGGTCCGGGACGATGCCCTCGTCCTCGCAGGCGAACCACTGGCCGGTGCGGCAGAAGCCGGACTGGATCTCGTCCGCGACGAAGACGATGCCGTTGTCGTTGGCGAACTCCACGATCGCCGGGAGGAAGCCCTTGGCCGGCTCGATGAAGCCGCCCTCGCCGAGGACCGGCTCGATGATGATCGCGGCGACGTTCTCGGCGCCGATCTGCTTGGTGATCTGGTCGATCGCCTGGGCGGCGGCCTCGGGGCCGCAGTTCTCGGCACCGGTGGGCCAGCGGTAGCCGTAGGCGACCGGCACGCGGTAGACCTCGGGGGCGAACGGACCGAAGCCGTGCTTGTACGGCATGTTCTTCGCGGTCAGCGCCATGGTGAGGTTGGTGCGGCCGTGGTAGCCGTGGTCGAAGACGACGACGGCCTGGCGCTTGGTGTACGCACGCGCGATCTTGACGGCGTTCTCGACGGCCTCGGCGCCGGAGTTGAACAGCGCGGACTTCTTCGCGTGGTCGCCCGGGGTCAGCTCGGCCAGCGCCTCGCAGACCTCCACGTAGCCCTCGTACGGGGTGACCATGAAACAGGTGTGGGTGAAGTCCGCGAGCTGCGCGGTGGCGCGGCGCACGACGGCCTCGGCGGAGCCGCCCACCGAGGTCACGGCGATGCCGGAGCCGAAGTCGATCAGGCGGTTGCCGTCGACGTCCTCGAGGATGCCGCCGTCCAGGCGCTTGGTGAAGACGGGGAGCACCGAACCCACGCCGCCGGCCACCGCACCGAGGCGGCGGGCCTGAAGCTCCTGCGACTTCGGGCCGGGGATCGCGGTGACGAGCTTGCGCTCCTGCGGGACAGCAGTCATGGGGGCTCCTGGGGGTGTTTTCGGACGCACTTGTGTCTTTGTCCGCAGGCTAGGCCCGGGGGAGGGGGGAAAGCATGCTCCGTTCGGGAGTGGTCCGCCCGTGTCCTTGTCCGCAGCGGCCATAGGAGGGAGGCGGCGCACGGCGCCGGAACCGCGCCGCGACACCGGCCGGTACCGGCCCGCGGCCGCCGCCGGGCAACTACATTGAGCGGCGCAGCGCAGGGAAACGGGCAGGGGGCAGGGGTTTCGATGGACACCGACGGCACGCCGCACGGCACCGGCGAGCGACGGGCGCCGCACACCGGCCACGCCCCGGGCGGGCAGGTGCCCAGGCCCGCCGGCCCGCCCGCCGCCCCGCCCGCGGCGCCGCCCCGGCCCGCGCACGCCCCCGGCGGCGGCCCCGCCCTCGCGGACTGGCTGCGCACCCCGCGCGTCTCCGACGGCCCCGGGGTGTGGGCGTACGGGCACGTGCCCCGACCCGCCGAGGAGCCGGAGCGCACCCCGACCCGCCAGCTCGTCTCCGGCGCCCTGATCTCCCTCCTCGCCGGACTGCTGCTGTGGTCCCTGCTCTGGAACGGCTACCTGGGCGGCTTCTGGCTCTGGCCGCTCTACATGTTCACGCCCGACTCCTGGGCCGGCACCATGCCGGCCGTCGTCGCCGCCTACACCTGGTACACCGCGGTCGCCCTGATGCTGGCCGTCGGCTTCGGCCGGCTCGGCCGCTGGCCCGAACTGGCCCGCCGCCTCCTCACCGGCGGCGCCGCCCGCGCCGCCCGCGCCGAGGGGACCCGGCTCCCCGACCGGCCCGCACCCGGCAGCCCCGACGACCCCGCCGGCTGGCCCGAGCTGCGCCGGGCCGGCCTCGGCGACCTCGCCGACCTGCTCGCCGCCGAGGCGGCCTCCGGCCGCATGAACGACGTCGACCACGCCCGGATCCGGCGCGCCTGGGACTCCGTACGCGCCGACCCCGCGCGCGCCACCGCCTTCGCCGGAGCCGTCCGCGGCAAGGGCGCCGCCGCCTGCCTGCACCCCTCCGGGGCCCGCGACCTGCCCGTGCGCGCCGCCCGCCACGACCTCCTCGCCCGGCAGGTCCTGCTCGGCACCGCCGACCCCGGCACCCGCAACCCGTACGCCCGGCGCGGGACGCGGCTCGCCCTCGACCCCGCCGTGCTGGGCACCTCGCTGCTCGCCGTCGGCCCCTCCGGAGCCGGGAAGACCGCCCTGCTCGTCCGGCCCGTCGTGGAGTCCCTCGCCCTCCAGGCCCTCGCCGGCCAGGCCGCCGTCGTCGCCGTCGCCGCCGCAGGCACCCGGCTGGGCCCGGACGACGGCTTCGACGTGGTCGTCCGGATCGGCGACCCCGCCTCCGTCCACGACCTCGACCTGTACGGGGGCACCACCGACCCCGACGAGGCCGCCGGGCTGCTCGCCGAGGCCTTCACCGGCGACGTCCCCGGCATGGAGGTCCGCCGCGCCGCCACCGCCCTCGCCCAGCTCCTCGGCCCCTTCCGGACCGCGTACGGCCGCTTCCCGGCCGTGCCCGAGCTGCGCGAACTGCTGGACCGGGTGCCCGCCCGCCTCGACGCCCTGCGCTCCGCCCTCGAAGCAGCCGGAGCCCACGCCATGATCCGCGAGCTCGACGCCCGCGACCGCCAGCACGGCACCCCCGGCGACCCCGGCCCCGCCCTCGCCGACCGCGTGGCGCTGCTGGACCGGCCCGCCTTCGACGGGTTCTTCGACACCGGCGGCCGCAGCCGGCCCTTCTCGCTGCGCAGCCTGGAGCACCCGCTGCGCGTCCGCATCGACCTGCCCGAGCGCGGGCACGCCGACGCCTCCCGCATCCTCGCCCGCCTGGTCCTGGCCCAGTTCTCCGCCTGCGCGGCGGCCCGCACCGACCGGTCGCTGTTCGCGTTCCTCGCCCTCGACGACGCCTCCCACACCCTGACCCCGCAGAGCGTGCGGAGCCTCCAGCGGCTGCGCACCGCCAACGCCGGCGTCCTGCTGGCGCTGCGCACCCTCGACGACGTCCCCGAGGCGCTGCGGACGCCGCTGCTCGGGGCCGTCGGCTGCCGGATGGCCTTCTCCGGCGTCACCACCTGGGACGGCAGGCGCTTCGCCGAGGCGTGGGGCACCGAATGGGTGGAGGCCCGCGACGTCACCCACCGCACCGTCTTCGCCGACCAGCCGCTGACCCGCGCCGTGCACGCCTTCCGCAAGCTCGTCACCGGCAAGGCCGTCACGACGGACGCCGTCACCGTCCGGCAGGTGGAGCGGGAGCGCTGGTCCGCCTCCGACCTCGCGCACTCCGTCCCGCCCGGCCACGCCGTGCTCTCGCTGACCACGGTCCGCGGGGAGCGGGCGGCCCCGCTGCTGGTGAGGCTGGAGGGAACGGGCTGAGCGGACCCGTACGGGGTGGCAGAATCAGAAGGGCCGTTCATACGGCGCGGCGAAATCCCGCGCCCCGCTGCGGCCCCGCCCCGCACCCCGGCGGCGCGACCGCCTCCCCGCCGCCCCCACTGCCTGGAACCCGATGCCGCTCACCCTCGCCTCCCTCGTCCAGCACTCGGCGCTCAAGCTCGGCGTCCGGGCCGGGGAGGGGCGCCTGGACACGCCCGTGCGCTGGGCGCACGTCAGCGAGCTCGCCGACCCCGTCCCCTACATGGAGGGCGGGGAGCTGCTGCTGACCACGGCCATGA
Coding sequences within:
- a CDS encoding phosphatase PAP2 family protein; this encodes MSETPRSRDSGGDTGTGLPQRRTGPAFAHTPHRSDSRPPHTPRGARQPGPGGRPGTIPPVPGRPATSSFSLRSVLLPTGALLGLALATWQVLASGPLLGPDERISAALVRTLPDAVTERLSDLGNVPVAVPVLVLAAAYALRRGNRSGALAAASAIALVPALVVPLKAWTARPGPLEPWAAGYFPSGHTATAAVAYGAAALLLRPYTRRPWPAAAALALTAATAAGLVLRGFHWPLDVLASLLLCVPLLYAVRLAVARGLRRGGPPPAPRRRGRPPPRAGRAPAPPDR
- a CDS encoding bifunctional DNA primase/polymerase, whose translation is MQGSDVKAAVEWLVSAAGDPQACRWEWERSPDGVALLPAGRHWDVLVLPGGLGRAALAVLRRLRGRPGPVLAGPGGTRLGFFVPAGTASHWLATGVRGAGRGSWVVVPHPGRAPGAAGHWLVPPDGRGTLTDPAVLELALHEAAAARAAGERAAGRPA
- a CDS encoding polyamine ABC transporter substrate-binding protein, coding for MQHNEPDRLSAAQLAAMRRSLTSGRGALTRRSLLRASGAGALTLGGLASMSACGIPPAKRGAEDAAASEDRSEAEKVVNFSNWTEYMDVSDDEKVHPTLEEFTRRTGIKVNYTEDINDNVEFFGKIRPQLAAGQDTGRDLIVVTDWLAARIIRLGWAQKLDPSHLPHAFANLIPQYRSPDWDPGRAHSYPWTGINTVIAYNTRATGGRKVDSVTQMLDDPTLKGRVGFLSEMRDTVGMTLLDQGKSPESFTTADYDAAIARLQKGVDSKQIRRFTGNDYTADLDKGDLAACLAWAGDVIQLQADNPDIQYAIPAVGYITSSDNLLVPARARHKTNAEKLIDFYYEPPIAAQLAAFISYVCPVAGVRDDLAKIDPALADNPLIIPDEEMAARAHAFRMLTSEEETAYEEKFAKLIGA
- the gabT gene encoding 4-aminobutyrate--2-oxoglutarate transaminase; the encoded protein is MTAVPQERKLVTAIPGPKSQELQARRLGAVAGGVGSVLPVFTKRLDGGILEDVDGNRLIDFGSGIAVTSVGGSAEAVVRRATAQLADFTHTCFMVTPYEGYVEVCEALAELTPGDHAKKSALFNSGAEAVENAVKIARAYTKRQAVVVFDHGYHGRTNLTMALTAKNMPYKHGFGPFAPEVYRVPVAYGYRWPTGAENCGPEAAAQAIDQITKQIGAENVAAIIIEPVLGEGGFIEPAKGFLPAIVEFANDNGIVFVADEIQSGFCRTGQWFACEDEGIVPDLITTAKGIAGGLPLAAVTGRAEIMDAAHAGGLGGTYGGNPVACAGALGSIETMKELDLNAKAKEIESLMKARLSAMQEKYEIIGDIRGRGAMIAIELVKDPASKTPNPEAAAALAKACHAEGVIVLTCGTYGNVLRFLPPLVIGEDLLNEGLDVIEAAFATV
- a CDS encoding ABC transporter permease, which produces MRWLRRNLVTVLGLLTLAYLVLPNVVVTVFSFNNPAGRFNYAWQEFSLDAWKDPCGVADLCGSLALSLQIALWATLGATALGTAIAFALVRYRFRARGAVNSLIFMPMAMPEIVMAASLLALFLNMGVELGFRTILIAHVMFCLSFVVAAVKARVLSMDPRLEEAARDLYASPLQTFLRVTLPIAAPGIAAGALLSFALSFDDFIITNFNSGNTVTFPMFVWGSAQRGTPVQINVIGTAMFVIAVLVVLAAQIVGNRRKKAQPK
- a CDS encoding ATP-binding protein — its product is MDTDGTPHGTGERRAPHTGHAPGGQVPRPAGPPAAPPAAPPRPAHAPGGGPALADWLRTPRVSDGPGVWAYGHVPRPAEEPERTPTRQLVSGALISLLAGLLLWSLLWNGYLGGFWLWPLYMFTPDSWAGTMPAVVAAYTWYTAVALMLAVGFGRLGRWPELARRLLTGGAARAARAEGTRLPDRPAPGSPDDPAGWPELRRAGLGDLADLLAAEAASGRMNDVDHARIRRAWDSVRADPARATAFAGAVRGKGAAACLHPSGARDLPVRAARHDLLARQVLLGTADPGTRNPYARRGTRLALDPAVLGTSLLAVGPSGAGKTALLVRPVVESLALQALAGQAAVVAVAAAGTRLGPDDGFDVVVRIGDPASVHDLDLYGGTTDPDEAAGLLAEAFTGDVPGMEVRRAATALAQLLGPFRTAYGRFPAVPELRELLDRVPARLDALRSALEAAGAHAMIRELDARDRQHGTPGDPGPALADRVALLDRPAFDGFFDTGGRSRPFSLRSLEHPLRVRIDLPERGHADASRILARLVLAQFSACAAARTDRSLFAFLALDDASHTLTPQSVRSLQRLRTANAGVLLALRTLDDVPEALRTPLLGAVGCRMAFSGVTTWDGRRFAEAWGTEWVEARDVTHRTVFADQPLTRAVHAFRKLVTGKAVTTDAVTVRQVERERWSASDLAHSVPPGHAVLSLTTVRGERAAPLLVRLEGTG
- a CDS encoding ABC transporter permease, yielding MTATAAPPEAPAPAEPPVHRPSLRKRLVPYWLLLPGILWLLVFFVLPMAYQASTSVQTGSLEEGFEVTWHFRTYWDALAEYYPQFLRSLLYAGTATLLCLLLGYPLAYLIAFKAGRWRNLLLVLVIAPFFTSFLIRTLAWKTILADGGPVVAVLNSVGFLDVTSWLGLTQGERVLATPLAVVCGLTYNFLPFMILPLYTSLERIDPRLHEAAGDLYAHPATTFRKVTFPLSMPGVVSGTLLTFIPASGDYVNAELLGSTDTRMIGNVIQSQYLRILDYPTAAALSFILMAAVLVMVTIYIRRAGTEDLV
- a CDS encoding NAD(P)/FAD-dependent oxidoreductase: MAPVAMRSVAKSLSEALPVSYWLDDPGKPPAQPALTSDEACDLLVVGGGYSGLWTALIAKERDPARDVVLIESKEAGWAASGRNGGFCAASLTHGFANGLARWPGELAKLEELGARNLDEIEAAVARYGIDCDFERTGEIDVATEPHQVEELRELHQEAEKLGLADGMRWLDRDALRAEVDSPTFLAGLWDTDGVAMLNPARLAWGLKQACLGLGVRIYENTRGLSLGSSGAGMAVRTPYGRIFARRVALGTNIFPSLVRRIRPFTVPVYDYALMTEPLTADQREAIGWQNRQGMGDSANQFHYFRITPDHRILWGGYDAVYPYKGRLDSEYDHRPETYLKLAQHFFTAFPQLEGVGFSHAWGGAIDTCSRFSAFFGTAHSGRVAYAAGYTGLGVGATRFGADVMLDLLDGARTERTGLEMVRSKPMPFPPEPFAWTGITLTKWSLARADARGGRRNLWLKTLDRFGLGFDS
- a CDS encoding ABC transporter ATP-binding protein, which codes for MTDKTAGGDVRLAGISKHYGTFTAVHPLDLTIPQGSFFALLGASGCGKTTTLRMIAGLEEPSTGTVHLGDRDVTQLPPYKRPVNTVFQSYALFPHLSIHENVAFGLRRRGIKSVRKQVEDMLELVELGQFAQRKPHQLSGGQQQRVAVARALINHPQVLLLDEPLGALDLKLRRQMQLELKRIQTEVGITFVHVTHDQEEAMTMADTVAVMNGGRVEQMGAPAELYENPRTTFVANFLGTSNLIEAEVLEAGGDEVAVTSAGTRLRLPRARCSTAPKAGGRLLVGVRPEKISLVPAAEEGAVAAGRNKVAGRIADSSFIGVSTQFVIDSPVCPELEVYVQNIERDDRLVPGAEVVLHWNPEHTFGLDAAQDIDAGVETVEEGA